One Candidatus Cardinium hertigii DNA window includes the following coding sequences:
- a CDS encoding 3'-5' exonuclease encodes MHLQLTNPLVVLDLETTGIDLINDRILEIAFIKLMPNGQRSTFHKRVNPEIPIPLESSLIHGLYAEDLKDQPTFKQLAKELLVFLKGSDLAGFNLIRFDVPILVESFLRAELDFKIDNRKMIDVQRLFHLMEKRTLKAAYQFYCQKELKGAHNALVDSEATIEILLEQIKRYENQNVTDPLGNIMGTIQNDVKTLHNLTNSNRIDLAGRIIYNTERLPVFNFGKHKGKIVTEVLKLEPSYYNWILQGDFSLDTKRRLTQIKMGTLV; translated from the coding sequence ATGCATTTACAATTAACCAATCCGCTTGTTGTTTTAGATTTAGAAACTACAGGTATAGATCTTATCAATGATCGTATTTTAGAGATTGCGTTTATTAAGCTTATGCCCAATGGACAACGCTCTACTTTTCATAAAAGAGTTAACCCAGAAATACCGATTCCTCTTGAATCAAGTTTAATACATGGTCTATATGCAGAAGATCTCAAAGATCAACCTACCTTTAAGCAGCTTGCCAAGGAGCTACTTGTCTTTTTAAAAGGTTCTGATTTAGCTGGTTTTAATCTGATTCGTTTTGATGTGCCGATACTGGTAGAAAGCTTTCTGCGTGCTGAATTAGACTTTAAGATAGACAATAGGAAAATGATAGATGTACAAAGGCTCTTTCATTTAATGGAAAAAAGAACCTTAAAGGCAGCCTATCAATTCTATTGCCAAAAAGAATTAAAGGGAGCGCATAATGCGCTGGTAGATTCAGAAGCAACTATAGAGATTTTACTAGAACAGATTAAAAGATATGAAAACCAGAATGTAACGGATCCGTTGGGAAATATAATGGGTACCATACAAAACGATGTAAAAACATTGCACAACCTCACCAATAGCAATAGGATAGATCTAGCAGGCAGAATCATTTACAATACAGAGCGTTTACCTGTTTTTAATTTTGGCAAACATAAAGGAAAAATAGTAACAGAAGTGCTTAAATTAGAGCCGTCTTATTATAATTGGATACTACAAGGCGACTTTTCACTGGATACGAAGCGTAGACTTACCCAAATTAAAATGGGGACGTTGGTTTAA
- a CDS encoding ATP-dependent Clp protease ATP-binding subunit, whose protein sequence is MDFSKYTIKAQEAIQRAIEVAQQHQQLAIDTGHLLKAILSNPETHVAFLMSQLQVMLTQLASAVDQIIQSYPKASGQQPYLSPTIEATLRSAADYQKELGDNFIAIEHLLLGLCSGTDKTAVLMKKYGIEEQALLRAIQTLRGGHKVEDPSAESKYQSLARYAKNLNELVKDGKIDPVIGREEESRRTLQIISRRTKNNPLLIGEPGVGKTAIVEGLAQRIVSGDVPENMKSKIIFSLDLGLLIAGAKYKGEFEERLKAVIKEVIDSNGEYILFIDEIHTLIGAGATGEGAMDAANLLKPALARGELRSIGATTLKEYQRYIEKDKALERRFQIVLVEEPKEADAISILRGIKEKYELHHGVRIKDSAVVAAVKLSSRYLSERFLPDKAIDLMDEAASKQRIILDTIPVDLDQLQRNITQLEIEREALRKEKDTTKLEELTKTIANLSEKRDTVKAKWEQDKAIIQGISVQKKQLEQLRLEAEQAERNFDYGKVAEIRYGRLVEAENKLSALQVEAEALRDANPLFQEEVGPEDIAKIVAQWTGIPVAKMLQDEKEKLLQLESFLRSRVAGQEEAIQAVAHAVRRSRAGLQDPSRPIGSFIFLGTTGVGKTELAKALAYFLFNDEQAMVRIDMSEYQEKHSVSRLIGAPPGYVGYEEGGQLTEAIRRKPYAVVLLDEIEKAHGDVFNILLQVLDEGRLTDSKGRTANFKNTLIIMTSNMGAQLIQSRFLAMEELPSPALWMQTKDEVMQLLQQQLRPEFLNRVDELIMFNPLSKSVIKDIVSIQVKKLQADLQKNGIAIALDEAVVAYLAEEGYSIQFGARPLKRLIQRCILNSLSTELLAGHIAKTQPIGVTYKEGKILFSNRSG, encoded by the coding sequence ATGGATTTTAGCAAGTATACCATCAAAGCACAAGAAGCCATACAACGTGCCATAGAAGTGGCACAGCAACACCAGCAGTTGGCTATAGATACGGGCCATCTCTTAAAGGCTATCCTCAGCAATCCTGAAACACATGTTGCTTTTCTAATGAGCCAGTTGCAGGTTATGTTAACGCAATTAGCATCAGCAGTGGATCAAATTATTCAAAGTTACCCTAAAGCATCTGGGCAGCAGCCCTACTTATCACCTACTATAGAGGCTACTTTACGGAGTGCGGCAGATTATCAAAAAGAATTAGGAGATAATTTCATTGCCATAGAACATTTACTGTTGGGTCTCTGTAGTGGAACAGATAAAACAGCAGTACTTATGAAAAAGTATGGTATAGAAGAGCAAGCATTACTTCGAGCGATTCAAACATTGCGTGGTGGTCATAAAGTTGAAGATCCTAGTGCAGAATCTAAATACCAATCCTTAGCACGTTATGCCAAAAATTTAAATGAGCTTGTTAAAGATGGTAAGATAGATCCCGTTATTGGGCGTGAGGAGGAATCCCGCAGAACCTTACAAATTATCTCCCGGAGAACGAAAAACAATCCCTTACTAATTGGGGAACCTGGGGTAGGTAAGACAGCCATTGTGGAAGGGTTAGCCCAACGTATTGTAAGCGGAGATGTTCCCGAAAATATGAAATCTAAAATTATTTTTTCGTTAGACCTAGGTCTCCTCATTGCTGGCGCTAAGTACAAAGGGGAATTTGAAGAGCGGCTTAAAGCTGTAATCAAAGAAGTGATTGATTCTAATGGCGAGTATATTCTTTTTATTGATGAAATACATACCCTTATTGGGGCTGGTGCAACTGGAGAAGGCGCCATGGATGCAGCTAATTTATTGAAACCTGCATTAGCACGCGGAGAGTTACGTTCCATCGGTGCTACTACACTAAAAGAATACCAAAGGTATATAGAAAAAGATAAAGCTTTAGAAAGAAGGTTTCAAATAGTTTTGGTAGAAGAACCAAAAGAAGCGGATGCTATTTCTATTTTACGTGGCATTAAAGAAAAATATGAATTACATCACGGTGTACGCATTAAAGACAGTGCTGTTGTTGCGGCTGTAAAACTTTCTAGTCGTTATTTATCGGAACGTTTCTTACCCGATAAGGCGATTGATTTAATGGATGAAGCTGCTTCCAAGCAACGCATCATATTGGACACGATACCAGTTGACTTAGATCAACTACAGCGGAACATCACACAATTAGAAATTGAACGAGAAGCCCTACGCAAAGAAAAAGACACAACAAAATTAGAAGAACTGACGAAAACCATTGCTAATTTAAGCGAAAAAAGAGATACAGTAAAAGCAAAATGGGAACAGGACAAAGCCATTATACAAGGTATTAGCGTCCAAAAAAAGCAGCTAGAACAGCTGCGTTTAGAAGCAGAACAAGCAGAAAGAAATTTTGATTATGGCAAGGTTGCAGAGATTCGTTATGGCAGATTAGTAGAAGCAGAAAATAAGCTAAGCGCATTACAAGTAGAGGCAGAGGCCTTGCGTGATGCCAACCCCTTATTTCAAGAAGAAGTTGGCCCAGAAGATATTGCTAAAATTGTAGCCCAATGGACAGGCATACCCGTTGCCAAAATGTTACAGGATGAAAAAGAGAAGCTATTGCAATTAGAAAGTTTCCTAAGAAGTCGGGTAGCAGGTCAAGAGGAGGCCATTCAAGCCGTTGCCCATGCAGTACGCAGGAGCCGTGCTGGATTGCAAGATCCCAGCAGGCCTATTGGTTCTTTTATTTTCCTGGGCACTACAGGGGTAGGAAAAACAGAACTAGCTAAGGCATTGGCCTATTTTTTATTCAACGATGAGCAAGCCATGGTTCGTATTGATATGTCTGAATATCAAGAAAAACATTCGGTTAGCCGTTTGATTGGGGCGCCACCTGGTTATGTAGGGTATGAAGAGGGGGGACAACTAACCGAGGCTATACGCAGGAAACCATATGCTGTAGTGCTGTTGGATGAAATAGAAAAGGCCCATGGGGATGTGTTTAATATCCTATTGCAGGTATTAGATGAGGGCAGGTTAACGGACAGCAAGGGGAGAACGGCTAATTTTAAGAACACCCTTATCATTATGACGAGCAATATGGGTGCGCAGCTTATTCAAAGTAGGTTTTTGGCTATGGAAGAGCTTCCTTCCCCTGCATTATGGATGCAGACCAAGGATGAGGTTATGCAGCTGTTGCAGCAGCAGTTGCGTCCAGAATTCCTTAATCGGGTTGATGAGCTGATTATGTTTAATCCACTTTCTAAAAGTGTAATCAAAGATATTGTTTCCATCCAAGTAAAGAAACTGCAAGCAGATTTACAGAAGAATGGTATTGCTATAGCATTGGATGAAGCAGTAGTAGCCTATTTAGCAGAGGAAGGATACAGCATACAATTTGGGGCAAGGCCATTAAAACGTCTGATCCAGAGATGTATACTTAACAGTTTGTCTACAGAATTACTAGCTGGTCATATTGCCAAAACGCAGCCTATTGGGGTTACCTATAAAGAAGGGAAAATTTTGTTTAGCAACCGCAGTGGGTAG
- a CDS encoding Rpn family recombination-promoting nuclease/putative transposase: MTGRLKHDGLAKRILSDPIAAQEFLNHYLPESCKSLLDFTTLKIEKESFVEDDLKQKLSDLIFSMKMKDNKEVFIYTLIEAEVSPKYWLSFKLWKYMFLLLERHKTKKKSKLPLVLPIVLYHGNSPFNSPRNLWDLFSHPILAKEFMGGDYQLVDLFSMPDEEIKQKAHLGMLEYFMKHIYARDMLALWEKFLDNFKSCILLDKEKGYIYIRNFLWYSDSKLSEDTQPVLEKIISKHLPREDKEDIMRTIAQKYRDEGKLQGKLEGKLEGKLEGKLEGKLEIAKSMLQKGYYIEDIMLLTGLSRSHIENIM, translated from the coding sequence ATGACAGGAAGATTAAAACATGATGGGCTGGCCAAAAGAATCCTTTCCGATCCAATAGCTGCTCAGGAATTTCTAAACCATTATTTACCAGAATCCTGTAAATCATTATTGGATTTTACCACGCTTAAGATAGAAAAAGAATCTTTTGTAGAGGACGATTTAAAGCAAAAACTCAGTGATCTAATCTTCTCCATGAAGATGAAAGATAATAAGGAAGTATTCATTTATACATTGATCGAAGCGGAGGTTAGTCCTAAGTATTGGCTATCGTTTAAGTTATGGAAATATATGTTTCTGTTACTTGAAAGGCATAAAACAAAGAAGAAATCAAAATTACCACTGGTACTTCCCATAGTGTTATACCATGGTAATAGCCCCTTTAATTCCCCAAGGAATTTATGGGATTTGTTTAGTCACCCCATTCTTGCTAAAGAATTTATGGGAGGAGATTATCAACTGGTAGATTTATTTTCTATGCCAGATGAGGAGATCAAGCAGAAGGCACATTTAGGTATGTTGGAATATTTCATGAAGCACATTTATGCCCGTGATATGCTTGCTTTATGGGAAAAATTTTTAGACAATTTTAAGTCTTGTATTCTCCTTGATAAGGAAAAAGGTTATATTTATATAAGGAATTTCTTATGGTATAGTGACAGCAAATTATCTGAAGATACACAACCCGTTCTAGAAAAGATTATCTCAAAGCATCTACCTAGAGAAGATAAAGAAGATATTATGAGAACTATAGCACAAAAATATAGGGACGAAGGTAAACTACAAGGCAAACTAGAGGGCAAACTAGAGGGTAAGCTAGAGGGCAAATTAGAAGGTAAGCTAGAAATTGCCAAGTCTATGCTTCAAAAAGGGTACTATATAGAGGATATTATGCTTCTTACTGGATTATCTCGTTCTCATATTGAGAATATTATGTAA